A region from the Spirochaeta thermophila DSM 6192 genome encodes:
- a CDS encoding PilZ domain-containing protein, producing the protein MTVFFIIMGISLFVFLIGFQRMGGFTFPWIKFYVEGKEAGFSFSDLNLLRRLAVDNHLKDPTALFWSEKTLNLCIRNTIIKFRNQGREHDPHSIEYIGRLFDYRKRVEFSLPKYRLGLRSTREIEAGQILRIILPEMRGRIFTSSVVENMRKYIAISYPQSPHPIPPDFSWMGREIHVYFWRKDDAGYFFTSRVLGDFKERKFEILHIDHAEELVRTQKRKSIRLPITVPALIFPLKDIHQASEEPEKMGGFKCRMVDVSEDGAAVLVGGRAKPGIPVKIQFRLGEDLIVMCGMVKGVSYKKKTHQSILHIQSVPLSRKMKNTILTHVYKVFDVEEGRKGGSPVSPAPGMDVSRKNS; encoded by the coding sequence ATGACCGTGTTTTTCATCATCATGGGCATCTCCCTCTTCGTCTTCCTCATCGGGTTCCAGAGGATGGGCGGCTTCACCTTCCCCTGGATCAAGTTCTATGTGGAAGGGAAAGAGGCGGGATTCTCCTTCAGTGATCTCAATCTCCTCAGGCGCCTTGCAGTGGACAACCACCTCAAGGATCCCACGGCCCTCTTCTGGTCAGAGAAGACCCTCAACCTCTGCATACGAAACACCATCATCAAGTTCAGGAACCAAGGGAGGGAGCACGACCCGCACTCCATAGAGTACATAGGCCGGCTCTTCGACTACAGGAAGCGGGTGGAATTCAGCCTCCCCAAGTACCGCCTGGGGTTGAGGAGCACTCGCGAGATAGAGGCGGGACAGATCCTCAGGATCATCCTCCCCGAGATGAGAGGGCGCATCTTCACCAGTTCCGTGGTGGAGAACATGAGAAAGTACATCGCCATAAGCTATCCCCAGAGTCCGCACCCGATCCCTCCCGATTTCTCCTGGATGGGAAGGGAGATACACGTCTATTTCTGGCGAAAGGACGATGCCGGGTATTTCTTCACGAGCAGGGTGCTCGGCGATTTCAAGGAGAGAAAGTTCGAGATCCTCCACATCGATCATGCCGAGGAACTCGTCCGGACCCAGAAGCGCAAGTCGATACGACTCCCCATAACGGTTCCGGCCCTCATCTTCCCCCTCAAGGACATCCACCAGGCGAGCGAGGAACCGGAGAAGATGGGAGGCTTCAAGTGTCGTATGGTGGACGTCTCCGAAGACGGGGCCGCGGTCCTGGTGGGAGGGCGCGCGAAGCCCGGTATCCCCGTGAAGATCCAGTTCCGCCTCGGGGAGGACCTCATCGTCATGTGCGGCATGGTGAAGGGGGTCTCGTACAAGAAGAAGACCCACCAGTCCATCCTCCACATCCAGAGCGTACCGCTCTCACGGAAGATGAAGAACACCATACTCACCCACGTCTACAAAGTCTTCGATGTAGAGGAAGGGAGGAAGGGCGGATCTCCGGTCTCTCCTGCTCCCGGAATGGACGTATCTCGAAAAAACAGTTGA
- a CDS encoding ComEC/Rec2 family competence protein, with product MQHGKPCRPSTIEVSAYGTLWAGLLVTGGWLFLWVTFPLLGLPGSFAAGVLLASYGLASSLMDRRIFLVTVLLAVGLFGGLGWRVAEGNGYLGLPRDRIARLQAVVVEDSRWRNQWWETELSVHGVEGRDTSRTEARFRCLFRSPEGPFWRGMKVEGVLEGYADDGTLRGRLVFRGWTSPVARIRAEAQERVRRILSRWEPECAALFTALFLGDRHLIPTPLYERFRKAGALHVLALSGLHAGIIVGLLALLLRPFPGSSWKPFVAAAGLWIYVWFVGPYPSLLRASLVVGLSLFLLPRKIPAPSLLGALLLFMVLFLPRALFSLSGVLSMAAFAGIVFLAPLLRAAVTRFLPDLLAVPLSVGAGAFLGTAPLVSLVFSSLPLQGLLSGLFIVPCAAGFLLLGIARVVLEALGSTLLAGAHRTLLAVLLWVVRAWGGLPSLPGPFPGILLLMGAAAVPFVCRSIPWGGTARG from the coding sequence ATGCAGCACGGGAAGCCATGCAGGCCCTCAACGATTGAGGTCTCAGCATACGGGACACTGTGGGCCGGCCTCCTCGTCACAGGGGGCTGGCTCTTTCTGTGGGTGACCTTTCCCCTCCTCGGTCTTCCGGGATCTTTCGCGGCAGGCGTCCTGCTGGCTTCGTACGGCCTCGCCTCTTCCCTCATGGACAGGCGCATCTTCCTCGTGACCGTACTCCTCGCGGTCGGCCTCTTCGGGGGGTTGGGGTGGCGTGTTGCGGAGGGGAATGGATACCTGGGCCTTCCGAGGGATCGCATCGCACGTCTACAGGCTGTGGTGGTGGAGGACTCACGGTGGCGGAACCAGTGGTGGGAGACGGAGCTCTCGGTGCATGGGGTGGAGGGAAGAGACACCAGCCGGACCGAGGCACGATTCCGCTGCCTCTTCAGGAGCCCCGAGGGGCCTTTTTGGAGGGGGATGAAGGTGGAGGGGGTCCTGGAGGGATATGCCGACGACGGAACCCTGAGGGGACGCCTCGTGTTCCGGGGGTGGACATCCCCGGTCGCACGGATCCGGGCAGAGGCGCAGGAGAGGGTCCGGCGCATCCTCTCCCGCTGGGAACCCGAGTGCGCGGCCCTCTTCACCGCCCTCTTCCTCGGTGACAGGCACCTCATCCCCACACCCCTCTACGAGCGGTTCAGGAAGGCCGGGGCGCTCCACGTGCTCGCCCTCTCCGGACTCCACGCGGGGATCATCGTCGGCCTCCTCGCCCTCCTCCTCCGCCCCTTCCCCGGATCCTCCTGGAAGCCCTTCGTAGCGGCGGCTGGGCTCTGGATCTACGTGTGGTTCGTAGGGCCCTACCCCTCGCTCCTCCGCGCATCCCTGGTGGTGGGCCTCTCGCTGTTCCTCCTCCCCCGGAAGATCCCCGCCCCCTCCCTCCTGGGGGCTCTGCTTCTCTTCATGGTGCTCTTCCTCCCTCGTGCGCTCTTCTCCCTCAGCGGGGTGCTCTCCATGGCGGCCTTCGCGGGCATCGTGTTCCTCGCTCCCCTCCTTCGCGCCGCGGTGACCCGGTTCCTGCCGGACCTCCTCGCCGTGCCCCTTTCGGTGGGCGCAGGAGCCTTCCTCGGTACAGCGCCCTTGGTCTCGCTCGTCTTCTCCTCCCTCCCCCTTCAGGGTCTCCTCTCGGGTCTCTTCATCGTACCCTGTGCGGCGGGCTTCCTCCTCCTGGGTATCGCGAGAGTCGTCCTCGAGGCCCTGGGAAGTACGCTCCTCGCCGGGGCCCACAGGACCCTGCTCGCCGTGCTCCTGTGGGTCGTGCGGGCCTGGGGCGGTCTTCCTTCACTTCCGGGCCCTTTCCCGGGTATACTGCTTCTCATGGGAGCAGCGGCGGTGCCTTTCGTATGCAGATCCATCCCGTGGGGAGGGACGGCCCGTGGGTGA